A segment of the Trifolium pratense cultivar HEN17-A07 linkage group LG7, ARS_RC_1.1, whole genome shotgun sequence genome:
ttatatactaatatttatatttataaaatgggacggaggaagtacaTTAATTAAGAAACCTGCAACTTGACATCACGATTAACAACACAGTGAAGAAAACCCCAAATGCCCAGAAAAGAAgaactaaacacacacaaatatACTATATACATCATCGGTCATAGATTTAGCTTCATCTAGCTAAATCAAAACCTTATTATAATAATCCTTAATCCAAAATACACATAAACACAAATTATAATAATACTTTTACAATGATAACATTAACATAACAAAATCAATTAAAGAGGTTTAAACGAAGTAAGATTCCTGAAATGAAGCCATGGTTTTTCCCAAACAATAGCTTCATAATTCTTAGTAACAGATTTATCTTTAGCAGCCAAAACAAGACGATAATTTGTACCAGAAACAACTTGTGTCTCACCTTTAATCACTTTAACAAGAATCAGTTTCGTACCAGATTGTTTACCGTACTCTGTTACCGCGAATTGCGCGATCTCTGCCACGTGTGGGTCTTTTATGTCTTTGATTGGAGTATACCCACCGACAAGAACATCTTTCTTCACAGCATCGGAAATTACTGAGACGGATAGAATGAGAAGAACAAAGATTGCAACGTTGTTAAGAAGTTTCATCGCTCtgagaatgttttttttttggggaaaTTTAGGAATTTGTTTATTCGATTCAAGATTGGTTATACATTTATAATGTGTTTGGTGGCGCTATTTATAACCGGTAGGTTACGCTAGATTCGCGTGTCTGCTTTTACGGATTTACCCCTCGATATTATTTCTCAATAACCACGCGTTTTTTCGTCCTAatctttactttatttatttattttttaaccaaataagcttaataatttttttttaacatatggcttaataaattttattaattaccaaaaatttaatatatgaagaaataatctcaaatttatgaaaattagtTAAAGAATTGGTCGTCCTAACTAAAACATGAACAAATTTActtgttttttaataaacttaatttcaaaatttatacATGATAACATAATAAGAATAATATCATTAACGATTGGAAGAAACTCTTAATTGTCTCACAGCTTCATACGAATTGTTTCAACCAGCACATGAGAGTCACTCTCAAATTGAGCTCGTTCAAAGCCTCTATACTTAGCTTCATTCATGACTTACAATAATGTCTATATGTTTCACTCTCCTTTGTTGATAGAACAATCTACTCCCACTGTGTGAATCCAGCAGTAAACACATCATATCGAAGCTATAGCGAAAACAAGCACTAATCGATGTCCTTTCTGATCGACAAAAAACGATGCATCTAAATTGCATTTTAACCATTCCATACTAGACTTTTTCCACCGATCTGTGTGCTTAAAAATAGGACATAATGATCATCAGTACTTCACATCTTATGAACATCAAACCTCTCATCCAATGATCAAATGCAGCTCGTCCAACTTGACTTGGCATTCTAGCATTATCATtccatatttttatcatcacgATTGTGTTATATACTCCAAAATAGCGTAACCACCCTACCAATAATAGCATAATCTTAATTCCGACACAAAACAAATACTCTATCAGCCGCACTACTTTATTGACACACTGCAGAAACTATGACAGATGATAAATGAGGATATAGTCTTACATAGACACAAACATTTACTTACAAAATTTAGACGcaaacacataaataaaaatactaaaagaaaaaaaaataaaataatcaaatcaataaatattactttaaccaatttcttttcaactttttttaattttatactccctctggtccttaTTAAAAGATAAGtttgactttttaaattcattgtaaaactaatatatctagactataatattgttcagatacattagttttacaatgaatctaaaaaggaAAATTTCTCAACTAACAAAGACCGGAAAGAGTACCATACTATTTAGTGTTATGTTGTGCCTAACTAAATATAGTACTTCTCACAAATGAGAATCCATTTTTCCGTGAAACAAACGCCCAAGAAAACCATTAACTAGTGCAATTTACAAATCCTTGACTGGGATATACTTAACTAATTGGATCATTGGATGGCTTTATGTTAAAGCAAAGAAAAAGTAGTATATGGGTGGCGTTAATTATACACAAATTATTAAGACACCTTTTTCTTTCATAAAAGGACAAATAAGGAAACCTGATTTATTAGGTCATATAAGGACACaccataaattatttaa
Coding sequences within it:
- the LOC123897728 gene encoding cysteine proteinase inhibitor 1-like, giving the protein MKLLNNVAIFVLLILSVSVISDAVKKDVLVGGYTPIKDIKDPHVAEIAQFAVTEYGKQSGTKLILVKVIKGETQVVSGTNYRLVLAAKDKSVTKNYEAIVWEKPWLHFRNLTSFKPL